One stretch of Pirellulales bacterium DNA includes these proteins:
- a CDS encoding rod shape-determining protein, which yields MLPGILGRFAPDVALDLGTANTLLGVPGEGIVVDEPSIVAVAETGQGVLARGSAVGHLARQMFGRTSTAIQVVRPLADGAIRDYALCESMLRCLLEKVRRGGWSLRPRVLVAVPGSSTPVEKRAVYSSLHRAGARSVLLVPEALAAAIGAGLPVAEPVASLICDIGGGTTEAAVVSLGDVVASTSIRVGGDRMDQAVVDHLRRSYSLRIGPAEAERLRIEIGSAAPLIEELVDEVRGVDAVSGLPRKATITSEEVRQALAEPLAQIVDCLRATLDQTPPELAADLVDHGLTLCGGGALLRNIDRFLGDQMGLPTRVVVEPLTTVVRGALACLEDLPAWRGVLESSDHAA from the coding sequence ATGCTCCCCGGAATCTTAGGACGATTCGCGCCCGACGTCGCGCTCGACTTGGGCACCGCCAACACCCTCTTGGGTGTACCCGGCGAAGGGATCGTCGTCGACGAGCCCTCGATCGTCGCCGTGGCCGAGACGGGCCAGGGTGTGCTTGCCCGCGGCAGCGCCGTGGGGCATCTCGCTCGTCAAATGTTCGGCCGCACGTCGACCGCCATTCAAGTCGTCCGGCCGCTGGCCGACGGCGCGATTCGCGACTATGCGTTGTGCGAATCGATGTTGCGCTGCCTGCTGGAAAAGGTGCGCCGCGGCGGCTGGTCGCTGCGCCCGCGCGTGCTGGTGGCCGTTCCCGGTTCGAGCACGCCCGTCGAAAAGCGCGCCGTCTACAGCAGCTTGCATCGCGCCGGCGCGCGCAGCGTGCTCCTGGTGCCCGAGGCCCTGGCCGCAGCGATCGGCGCCGGGCTGCCCGTGGCCGAACCGGTGGCCAGCCTGATCTGTGACATCGGTGGCGGGACGACCGAAGCGGCCGTGGTCAGTCTGGGCGACGTCGTGGCGAGCACCTCGATTCGCGTCGGCGGCGATCGCATGGACCAGGCCGTTGTCGATCATCTGCGGCGATCTTACAGCTTGCGGATCGGCCCCGCCGAGGCCGAACGGCTGCGCATCGAGATCGGCAGCGCCGCCCCTTTAATCGAAGAACTGGTCGACGAGGTTCGCGGAGTCGACGCCGTCAGTGGGTTGCCGCGCAAAGCCACGATCACCAGCGAAGAGGTCCGCCAAGCGCTCGCCGAGCCGCTCGCGCAAATCGTCGATTGCCTGCGCGCCACGCTCGACCAGACGCCGCCCGAGCTGGCCGCCGACCTGGTCGATCACGGGCTCACGCTGTGCGGCGGCGGGGCGCTGCTGCGCAACATCGATCGCTTCCTCGGCGACCAGATGGGCTTGCCCACGCGCGTCGTCGTCGAGCCGCTCACGACCGTGGTCCGCGGCGCGTTGGCCTGTCTCGAAGACCTGCCCGCCTGGCGCGGTGTGCTGGAGTCGAGCGATCATGCCGCGTGA